A window of Brettanomyces nanus chromosome 2, complete sequence contains these coding sequences:
- the RPF2 gene encoding rRNA-binding ribosome biosynthesis protein rpf2, which produces MIRTVKPKSARSKRAMDKKQPKIVENVKSALFIPGQNANKALHDITVDLAALKKPYCKRFQKKNQILPFEDSSSIEFLSEKNDSSIVVLSTNNKKRPNSLTFIRTFNYAVYDMIELQVLSNYKLFDAFKKVTFQLGLKPMFAFQGSIFDTNPVMKQVKSLFLDMFRGEVNKYVDVAGLQWIISISAIEEDDQNQAISKLPLVHFRVYKLKTYHSPEPKLPRVELEETGPRLDFKIGRHESASAEVEKEALTVPKQLQPKEKKNVQTDMLGDKVAKVHVGKQDLSGLQTRKMKGLKSRYDQVGVSETDEIEIKIQEEPESKKMKL; this is translated from the coding sequence atgatTAGAACAGTGAAACCCAAAAGTGCCCGGTCGAAAAGGGCAATGGACAAGAAGCAGCCTAAAATAGTGGAAAACGTTAAGTCTGCTCTTTTCATTCCGGGACAGAATGCCAATAAAGCATTACATGATATCACAGTTGACTTGGCAGCATTAAAGAAGCCATATTGCAAAAGGTTCCAGAAAAAGAACCAGATATTaccttttgaagattcttctaGTATTGAGTTTCTCAGTGAGAAGAACGATTCTTCCATAGTGGTATTATCCACCAATAATAAGAAGCGTCCTAACAGTTTAACTTTCATAAGGACATTTAACTATGCCGTTTACGATATGAttgaacttcaagttctttcaAATTACAAACTTTTCGATGCGTTCAAAAAAGTGACATTCCAACTCGGTTTGAAGCCGATGTTTGCTTTCCAAGGATCCATCTTTGATACTAATCCGGTGATGAAACAGGTCAAGTCGTTATTTTTGGATATGTTTCGTGGAGAAGTCAATAAGTATGTCGATGTTGCAGGACTTCAATGGATTATTTCTATTTCTGCAatcgaagaagatgatcagaATCAAGCCATTTCCAAGCTTCCTCTAGTGCATTTTAGAGTGTATAAGTTGAAGACTTATCATTCTCCAGAGCCAAAACTTCCTCGTGttgaattggaagagaCAGGACCAAGATTAGACTTCAAGATTGGTCGTCATgaatctgcttctgctgaagtggaaaaagaagcactCACGGTTCCTAAGCAGTTACAaccaaaggagaagaagaacgtTCAAACTGATATGCTTGGTGATAAGGTGGCCAAGGTTCATGTTGGTAAACAGGACTTGAGTGGACTTCAGACcaggaagatgaagggCTTAAAGAGTAGATACGATCAGGTCGGCGTCAGTGAGACTGATGAAatagaaataaaaatacaAGAGGAACCcgaatcaaagaagatgaaactATAG
- a CDS encoding uncharacterized protein (CAZy:CBM21~EggNog:ENOG41), with translation MPFVHSSRKKRAGFGKGLTVDGLGSIDGISGANATAGASAHSGRSAGAGTGSTKGTLEIAESPFSDNPGESRGFRGSVDSEEDIPLSLSFMRRPSRSDSMDLDKSIERIMKQNTLYNSRLAKFENRQSKGPSVVHGESPISPVSPVSPVSPISPTSSPGSSTAEALDEAAYPHLHSLIRRKSGELVKSSLKLQSLGSSRSLPATPTFKQVHFGVNIDVKFFKEKDKPTSISAGNSPCTSDDEGDSSDSGRSSGSSGSGNSDYDSDIDSGSSRRSNDYYANFHTLFMSSRDYVEKSSLRNLNRFRKLISGWDLDLSLFPKVYYSDEIDREVPVFLESLHLNSDKTCILGQVAVKNISYSKKVTARYTFDDWTTVINIDATFTPNMPRILKRACYDRFVFQISVPLMLSQFLGSHKYSSDLIPTFSCCLRYISGGQEYWDNNFNHNYQIRFVPYHKRTHGHGKSAAVPPPRVAPLDVPLRRTLSADNLKKSRKFETLKGTSSPRMLGVRASPRPTQIVSPSPEFAGNFAYTTGGSSSIDSPGTPAVLRDLRETATGIRGNFNSLSPRSMVSLEKEDPFTSFSLDNMKVGREVKPSPNVTTNSEDMVSSADHQQSGNSERDAKLSRRAASNKENSSSSSPTNEPSKPDIDSDSYKAMLKKYCFFKSPSTVSSFLEHDQDENGFY, from the coding sequence ATGCCTTTTGTTCACTCTTCCCGTAAGAAGCGTGCGGGCTTTGGCAAGGGTTTGACCGTTGATGGTTTAGGTTCCATTGATGGCATCTCGGGTGCCAATGCCACTGCAGGCGCTAGTGCTCATTCTGGTCGCAGTGCCGGCGCAGGCACTGGCTCTACCAAAGGTACCTTGGAAATCGCCGAATCTCCATTCTCCGACAACCCCGGTGAATCCCGTGGTTTCCGTGGTTCCGTGGACTCCGAGGAAGATATACCCCTCTCCTTGTCTTTCATGAGGAGACCTTCTCGATCCGATTCTATGGACTTAGATAAGAGTATAGAGAGAATTATGAAGCAGAATACCCTGTATAATTCTAGGTTGGCCAAATTCGAGAATCGACAATCAAAAGGTCCCTCAGTTGTTCATGGTGAAAGTCCTATTAGTCCTGTTAGCCCTGTTAGTCCTGTTAGCCCTATTAGTCCTACCAGTTCACCTGGTAGTTCCACCGCTGAGGCTCTTGACGAGGCAGCATACCCACATTTGCACTCTTTGATACGCAGGAAATCCGGTGAATTGGTCAAATCGTCTCTTAAATTGCAATCCTTGGGCtcttctcgttctcttcCAGCTACTCCTACCTTTAAACAGGTTCATTTTGGTGTTAATATCGATgttaaatttttcaaggagaaagataaaCCAACCAGTATCAGTGCAGGTAACTCTCCTTGCACCTCAGACGATGAGGGTGATTCTAGCGACTCCGGTAGATCCAGTGGATCCAGTGGATCTGGAAACAGCGATTATGACAGCGACATAGATTCAGGTTCTTCACGACGTTCAAACGACTATTATGCCAATTTTCATACCCTCTTTATGTCTTCACGCGATTACGTAGAGAAATCAAGTTTACGTAACTTGAACCGATTTAGAAAGCTTATCTCCGGTTGGGATCTCGATCTTTCCTTGTTTCCAAAGGTTTACTACAGTGACGAGATTGATCGGGAAGTGCctgtttttcttgaatctctGCATTTGAATTCCGATAAGACCTGCATTCTTGGTCAAGTGGCAGTCAAGAATATCAGTTATTCTAAAAAAGTTACTGCAAGGTATACATTTGATGATTGGACTACGGTGATCAATATAGATGCTACCTTCACACCTAATATGCCTCGTATTCTTAAGCGGGCCTGTTACGATAGATTTGTTTTCCAAATAAGTGTACCCCTGATGCTGTCTCAGTTTCTTGGGTCGCACAAATACTCGTCAGACCTAATCCCTACATTTTCCTGCTGTCTGCGATACATCTCAGGTGGACAGGAGTATTGGGACAATAATTTCAACCACAACTACCAGATTCGCTTTGTTCCATACCATAAAAGGACGCATGGACATGGCAAATCTGCTGCTGTTCCTCCTCCAAGGGTTGCGCCATTGGATGTACCACtaagaagaactttatCTGCGGATAATCTGAAGAAATCCCGGAAATTTGAGACACTTAAAGGTACTTCATCTCCACGTATGTTAGGTGTACGGGCTTCGCCTCGGCCAACTCAGATAGTCTCGCCATCGCCCGAATTTGCTGGCAACTTTGCATATACTACAGGAGGTTCCTCGTCGATTGATTCACCGGGAACCCCTGCAGTCCTAAGAGATTTACGGGAAACTGCCACTGGTATTAGAGGCAACTTCAACAGTCTTTCACCGCGTTCTATGGTTTCtttagagaaggaggatcCATTCACTAGTTTTAGTTTGGATAATATGAAGGTGGGCCGGGAAGTAAAACCTTCGCCAAACGTTACAACGAATTCAGAGGATATGGTATCCTCTGCAGACCACCAACAGTCGGGAAATTCCGAAAGGGATGCAAAACTGTCACGACGAGCAGCATCAAATAAGGAGAATTCGTCTAGTTCATCTCCTACCAACGAGCCCTCCAAACCAGATATTGACTCGGACTCCTACAAAGCGATGCTTAAGAAAtattgcttcttcaagagtCCAAGCACGGTTTCCTCGTTCTTGGAACACGACCAAGATGAGAATGGATTTTATTAA